The Desulfovibrio legallii genome includes the window TCCACGACGACGCGGCCCAGCAGCCCTGGAACAGCCATCTCGTGCACAGCCATCTGGGGCTCAAAAGCCTGGCCGTGGTGCTAGGCGTGGCCCCTTTGCTGGTAATGCAGGTGCGTTATTCTCACGCTTTTTTCACCACCACCGGGCTGTTTTCCTACAGCTGGCTGGCTATCATTCCCCTGCTGATCCTGGCCTTTCTGCTCATCGACGCCTTTGGCCACAAACTGACCAGCAGCGCCTGGCTGGCCGTTGTCTGCGGCATACTGGGCGTGGGGGCGCTCATGACCGTGCCCGCCGTGTTTACCGGCGCGCTCTCCCTCATGGAGCGGCCCCACCTCTGGCCCGTTTTTGCCGCTGCGGGCTTTGGGCCCCAAGCGCCGCCTCCCCTGCACTGGCTGCTGCGCTACCTGCATGTACTGGGCGCGGCCCTGGTGCTGGGCGCGGGCTTTCACCTCTTTTTCTCCACCAGGGATAAGCCCCGCAAGGCCCTTATGCTGCGCCGCTGGCTGTGGTGGAGCCTGCTGGCCCAAATGGTCCTGGGCCTGGGGCTGCTACTCACCGTGCGCAAGGGCTGGAGCGGCCCGGTGCTGACCAGTCTGGCCGTAGGGCTGCTGGCGGCGCTGGGCGGTTTGTGGGTGCTGCGCCGCACGGGAAGGCGCACTGCGCCCCCGGCGCTGCTGGCGCTGCTGCCCATTGTTTTTGCGGCCATGCTCACGGGGCGGCAGCTGCTGCAGGATGCGGCCCTTGCCCCGGCGCACGCCGTGGCCGTGGCCGCCAGGGAAGCGCGGGCGGCGGAACTGGCCCCCTTCAGTCAGAAGGCGCTGGAAAATTTTTCCCGCAAGCTGCGCACGGTTTATGACAATGGCGAAACCATCTATGACGGGGCGTGCGCGCCCTGTCACGGGCTGCAAGGGCGCGGCGACGGGCCGGAAGCGCGCTTCCTGCGCATTCCCGCCGCGGATCTGGCCGCCATCAGGGCTGACAGGGACTATGCCTATGCCCTCATCCGGGACGGTGTGCCCGGTTCCGGCATGCCCTATTTTCGGCTCTACGACCGGGAAAAGCTGGAAGGAGTGCTGGATACGCTGGAGCGGCGCTTCGCCATGCTCAGCGCCACGCCCGAACCGCCGCACGACATCACGCCGCAGGCGCTCACGGTCTGGATTGAGGTTTGTGCCGTCTGCCATGCGGCCAACGGTTCGGTGACGGATTTCGGCAAAACGCTACGTCCGGCCCCGCCGGATCTGCGCCGCCTGAGCGTGAGCCACGAGCGCGCCCTGCACGTCATCACCGAAGGCTACCCCGGCACGGTCATGCAGCCCTATCGACACCTGCCCGCGCCGATCTTGGACGATCTGGCCGTCATCAGCGGCCTGTTCCGGATTGCGCCGCCGCAGGACAAGCCCTGAGCCGCGCTGCCCCACAGCGGGCGTCTGTTCACGCAGCCGCCAGGGCATTTCAAAGTTGCAATGCCCTACTTGGGCAGGGAGTAGTGGAAGTCGTACGCCCCGGAAGCCTCCAGGGCCGCGCACTGGCGCAGAACTTCGTCGTTCAGCAGTTGCCAAAGCTCTGTCGGCACCAGCGAGGCCAGATAGCCCGGCACTTGCGCCAGGCAGGCCAGCCCCCGGCCGGGCCCGGCTCCGTGTGCGGCAGGCAGGTCGCAATCCTCCCGCAGGGCCGCCAGCACCTGTGGGTAGGCGGCAAAAGCGGAGGTCAGCAGGCCCCCCAGATATTCCCGCCCCGTCCGCGTCGCATAGGCTCCGGCTATGCCGCCCATAACCCGGATAAACTTGGCCACACGCTCATACGCCAGCAGCGGGCAGTCACAACGCAGCGCCACAACGACGGCGTCGCTGACCTCTTTCTGGATCAGGGTAAGCGCCTTGTCGGCCTCAAGGCGGCAAAAGACGCCCCTGTAGGCGCGTTCTCCATACATGCAGTCGCGCAGCACAAAGGATTTGCGGCGCAGACGCCGCTGCTGCCCCACAGGAAAGGCCGTGTTGACGATAATGCGCAGCCCGGCAGCCGTCACTTTGCGGCAGAAGTGCCAGTCCTCGTGGGTGGGGGCGGCATAGTCTTCCAACCCGCCCAAAGCCCGAAAAACTTCACGGCGCATGAGCCACAGCCCGCCGGAGACAAAGCGGACCGGATCCTGCGGCGTCCGCAGCCGCGATTCGTAATATTGCGCTCTGGAGACCGGATCGCCGAAATCCTTGTTGACGATGTGCCCGCCCACCAGCCCCACATCGGCGCGGGAGACGTACTCCAGGGCGGTAAGCAGCCAGCGCCGGTCAAAAAACACGTCGCAGTCAACGGATAAAATGATGTCCTGTGCGGCGGCGTTAAGGCCTGTCCTTTTGGCGGCGGCCGGGCCTTTGTTGCCAGCGTGGGTCAAAATGCTGACATCGGCGAACTGGGGCTCCTCAAGGCGCAGAGGGGGCGCGGAACCGTCGTCCACCACGATCCGTTCGCACACCAGGGGCCGCAGGGCCTCTGCCCGGCGCAGTTGCTCGCGGACAAAATCGTGATCGTTATATGTATACGTTACCAGCGAAATCATCAGCCCCCCCCCCGACGGTGCGGCTGTGCCGTTTTTTAGGGCATTTCAGCTTTTAAATGCCTGCGGCTACATGAGCGGACGCCCGTTGTGGAGGCGTAAGCGCAATGTATTTGCGCTGTTAAGCGCCGAAACAAGCGTGCCGTAAACTTTGAAAATGCATATTCTCAAAGCTAATCTGCTCTACATAACAGGAACATCTTGCCCTTGAGAACGGATATGTTCAACGGCAGGCCGTTTGTCTGAGCGCGTGCCCACGCCACGCCCCTGAGCCCGCGCCTCCGCGGGTTTCCCCGTGCAGGCGGCTGCGCCCAGCGTACTGCCTATCCTACTGAATACCATACAAAAGTAAATCACAATGAAGGCCTGCCCCTGCGGGCCCACAGCGCAAAACAGCAGGCGGCCCTTCCACAAGTACGCTGGAAGGGCCGCCTGCCGTTCAGGGGACTTTCGGAAAAACTACATGGCCGTTTTGTACAGGGCGGCCACGGCGGCATCCGTCATGGTGCGCGGGTTGGTAAAGGTGCAAACGTCCTTCTGGGCGTTGGCGGTCATGATGGGAATATCTTCTTCCCGCACTGTTTTGCCGTACTTTTTGCCCAGGGCCACAAGGCCTTCCGGAATGCCCACGTCCTTGGAGAGGATGTTGATGGCGGTAATGGCCTTGCGAGAAGCCTCGTCGGCGCTCAAGCCGTAAGTGATTTCGCCCAGCAGTTTGGCGATGCGGCCAAAACGGCGGCGGCTGGAAATGCGGTTGTATTCAGAAACGTAGGGCAGCAGGATGGCGTTGCATTCGCCGTGGGGCAGATCGTAGAAGCCGCCCAGCTGGTGGGCCATGGCGTGCACATGGCCAAGACCTGCGTTGTTGAAGGCCATGCCGGCCAGGTACTGGGCGTAGCACATGCCCTCGCGGGCTTCCTTGTCCTGCCCGTTGGCCACAGCGCGGCGCAGGTAGCGGTTGATATACTCCATGGCTTTTTCCGCGCAGGCGTCAGTCATGGGCGTGGCCGCGGTGGAAACGTAGGCTTCCACAGCA containing:
- a CDS encoding c-type cytochrome — encoded protein: MPRWNDLFLALPVPEGVLDALLFISFGLHLLFVLLMLGTAMLGLALFLHALLHDDAAQQPWNSHLVHSHLGLKSLAVVLGVAPLLVMQVRYSHAFFTTTGLFSYSWLAIIPLLILAFLLIDAFGHKLTSSAWLAVVCGILGVGALMTVPAVFTGALSLMERPHLWPVFAAAGFGPQAPPPLHWLLRYLHVLGAALVLGAGFHLFFSTRDKPRKALMLRRWLWWSLLAQMVLGLGLLLTVRKGWSGPVLTSLAVGLLAALGGLWVLRRTGRRTAPPALLALLPIVFAAMLTGRQLLQDAALAPAHAVAVAAREARAAELAPFSQKALENFSRKLRTVYDNGETIYDGACAPCHGLQGRGDGPEARFLRIPAADLAAIRADRDYAYALIRDGVPGSGMPYFRLYDREKLEGVLDTLERRFAMLSATPEPPHDITPQALTVWIEVCAVCHAANGSVTDFGKTLRPAPPDLRRLSVSHERALHVITEGYPGTVMQPYRHLPAPILDDLAVISGLFRIAPPQDKP
- a CDS encoding glycosyltransferase family 2 protein, with translation MISLVTYTYNDHDFVREQLRRAEALRPLVCERIVVDDGSAPPLRLEEPQFADVSILTHAGNKGPAAAKRTGLNAAAQDIILSVDCDVFFDRRWLLTALEYVSRADVGLVGGHIVNKDFGDPVSRAQYYESRLRTPQDPVRFVSGGLWLMRREVFRALGGLEDYAAPTHEDWHFCRKVTAAGLRIIVNTAFPVGQQRRLRRKSFVLRDCMYGERAYRGVFCRLEADKALTLIQKEVSDAVVVALRCDCPLLAYERVAKFIRVMGGIAGAYATRTGREYLGGLLTSAFAAYPQVLAALREDCDLPAAHGAGPGRGLACLAQVPGYLASLVPTELWQLLNDEVLRQCAALEASGAYDFHYSLPK